The following are from one region of the Ptychodera flava strain L36383 chromosome 15, AS_Pfla_20210202, whole genome shotgun sequence genome:
- the LOC139151969 gene encoding uncharacterized protein isoform X2, with protein MEKAHAVRNGNAGAPERSCNSQADIPRDLVDTPLRAALLRNRGVIASNMRARTILTELVKDRILNEATAEEIRKIGKGTNKEMNEAIIAELYSRDDLDIVRLCRIIQRNGQDFLADLVQENVTSELIGFWDPASRKLGNHWKRLAVELKTHDSIPKIMSRYPNDVRAQALFWLIEWEKKDAANANVKTLVETLQHCGMKKAAAFLKKLNRTQSRSKRRKKTKSTGARRKASPSPSVKRSRAPLAVPTQAGNFSNSSNLSSKPKKRVKGGRRQKKKNEKPEEHTVIEDEEDSQKRVRFEEDLVKRSLGEMRIHVSVEAVELSPIPRQPEEEVITVFLKKLLEDKQLSAPTRYAIEGINPYLSVDDVIKLRDGSVTFIVNCRTLTAVDALWDRYGEGERLLKLMQKTLVTEPLLKQIDARGLIIKISMNEEEFHVCREELLAAAAAGLNIPMSYSGPKKEVMERLKKQFDKHKVQYREAIEEYNKFELNMTNFVSALKRIKPPSVQKVSSVFMVEKYFEICTSKTSNMKRAIGTYLNVIDVLRQLHSNAKENVLETMLKIRPEVETDTQRKCRDKVKSQLGEWEKLLDHQCDISQIEIHHTAKEYTPTPDLLALRPVLSLLPTVLEIAGKFDRRIDMYIKEDESNSKV; from the exons ATGGAGAAGGCTCATGCGGTTAGGAACGGCAATGCTGGAGCTCCAGAAAGAAGTTGTAACTCACAAGCTGACATTCCACGTGATCTAG TCGACACCCCACTTCGGGCTGCCTTGTTACGAAATCGCGGTGTAATTGCCAGTAATATGAGGGCCCGAACTATTCTCACCGAGCTTGTGAAAGACCGGATTCTCAACGAAGCCACCGCCGAAGAAATCCGAAAAATCGGCAAGGGAACCAACAAGGAAATGAACGAAGCCATCATCGCTGAATTGTACAGCAGAGATGACCTTGATATTGTACGGCTTTGTCGAATTATCCAGCGAAATGGACAAGACTTCTTGGCTGATTTAGTTCAAGAAAACGTCACGTCAG AACTTATCGGCTTTTGGGACCCGGCGTCCCGAAAACTTGGCAACCACTGGAAGAGACTGGCGGTGGAACTGAAAACTCACGACAGTATACCCAAGATAATGTCCCGCTATCCCAACGACGTGCGTGCACAAGCTTTATTCTGGTTGATCGAATGGGAGAAGAAGGACGCCGCCAACGCCAACGTGAAGACCTTAGTAGAAACCTTACAACACTGTGGGATGAAGAAAGCAGcag CATTTCTCAAGAAGCTCAATCGGACACAGTCCAGATCGAAAaggagaaagaaaacaaaatctaCAG GTGCGAGGAGAAAGGCCAGTCCGTCCCCGTCAGTAAAGCGTTCCCGAGCCCCGCTGGCTGTGCCAACACAGGCCGGTAACTTTTCAAACAGCAGCAACTTGTCATCTAAACCCAAGAAACGAGTGAAAGGCGGTAGAAGACAGAAAAAGAAGAACGAAAAACCCGAAGAACACACAGTAATAGAAG ATGAAGAAGACTCACAAAAACGAGTAAGATTCGAAGAGGACCTTGTTAAACGTTCACTGG GTGAAATGAGGATCCACGTCAGCGTTGAGGCGGTGGAACTGTCGCCAATCCCACGTCAGCCCGAGGAGGAAGTCATCACTGTGTTTCTGAAGAAGCTGCTTGAAGACAAACAGCTTTCAGCTCCAACCAGATATGCCATCGAAG GGATCAATCCTTATTTATCGGTGGATGACGTCATCAAGTTAAGAGATGGCAGTGTGACCTTTATCGTCAACTGCAGGACATTGACGGCGGTCGATGCGTTATGGGATAGATACGGCGAAGGGGAGCGTTTGCTTAAGCTCATGCAGAAGACGTTAGTGACAGAACCTTTACTGAAACAAATCGACGCTAGAGGGCTAATCATTAAGATTTCTATGAACGAGGAGGAATTTCATGTTTGCAGAGAGGAATTGTTAGCTGCCGCCGCCGCTGGTCTCAACATACCAATGTCTTATTCAG GTCCGAAGAAGGAAGTCATGGAAAGACTGAAGAAACAGTTCGACAAACACAAAGTTCAATATAGAGAAGCAATTGAGGAATACAATAAGTTTGAATTGAACATGACGAACTTTGTGTCGGCATTGAAACGTATCAAACCCCCGTCTGTACAGAAAGTGTCATCTGTCTTCATGGTCGAAAAGTACTTCGAGATCTGTACGTCTAAGACAAGCAATATGAAACGAGCCATAGGCACCTACCTTAACGTTATCGACGTACTGAGGCAGCTCCATAGCAACGCTAAGGAAAATGTACTAGAAACCATGTTGAAAATTCGACCTGAGGTTGAGACTGACACACAGAGGAAATGCCGTGATAAGGTGAAAAGTCAGCTCGGCGAATGGGAGAAATTACTAGATCACCAATGTGACATCTCCCAGATAGAGATACACCACACTGCCAAGGAATACACACCGACTCCCGATCTGTTAGCCCTGAGACCCGTGCTCAGTCTTCTACCAACTGTGCTTGAAATTGCCGGGAAGTTTGACCGTCGAATtgatatgtacattaaagaagaCGAAAGCAACAGTAAAGTTTAA
- the LOC139151969 gene encoding uncharacterized protein isoform X1, with amino-acid sequence MISHGYSLSPSPHGCDICDRNTPLPRQLVKTISHWKESSVVTRGAHNLLSAPLPNICTGIAMALNIDNVDTPLRAALLRNRGVIASNMRARTILTELVKDRILNEATAEEIRKIGKGTNKEMNEAIIAELYSRDDLDIVRLCRIIQRNGQDFLADLVQENVTSELIGFWDPASRKLGNHWKRLAVELKTHDSIPKIMSRYPNDVRAQALFWLIEWEKKDAANANVKTLVETLQHCGMKKAAAFLKKLNRTQSRSKRRKKTKSTGARRKASPSPSVKRSRAPLAVPTQAGNFSNSSNLSSKPKKRVKGGRRQKKKNEKPEEHTVIEDEEDSQKRVRFEEDLVKRSLGEMRIHVSVEAVELSPIPRQPEEEVITVFLKKLLEDKQLSAPTRYAIEGINPYLSVDDVIKLRDGSVTFIVNCRTLTAVDALWDRYGEGERLLKLMQKTLVTEPLLKQIDARGLIIKISMNEEEFHVCREELLAAAAAGLNIPMSYSGPKKEVMERLKKQFDKHKVQYREAIEEYNKFELNMTNFVSALKRIKPPSVQKVSSVFMVEKYFEICTSKTSNMKRAIGTYLNVIDVLRQLHSNAKENVLETMLKIRPEVETDTQRKCRDKVKSQLGEWEKLLDHQCDISQIEIHHTAKEYTPTPDLLALRPVLSLLPTVLEIAGKFDRRIDMYIKEDESNSKV; translated from the exons ATGATTTCACATGGATATAGTTTGTCGCCATCCCCTCATGGTTGCGATATCTGTGACCGCAACACGCCCCTGCCACGTCAGCTTGTCAAAACTATTAGCCATTGGAAAGAATCAAGCGTCGTCACTCGCGGTGCCCATAACTTGTTGTCTGCACCACTGCCAAACATATGCACTGGCATTGCAATGGCTTTGAATATTGACAATG TCGACACCCCACTTCGGGCTGCCTTGTTACGAAATCGCGGTGTAATTGCCAGTAATATGAGGGCCCGAACTATTCTCACCGAGCTTGTGAAAGACCGGATTCTCAACGAAGCCACCGCCGAAGAAATCCGAAAAATCGGCAAGGGAACCAACAAGGAAATGAACGAAGCCATCATCGCTGAATTGTACAGCAGAGATGACCTTGATATTGTACGGCTTTGTCGAATTATCCAGCGAAATGGACAAGACTTCTTGGCTGATTTAGTTCAAGAAAACGTCACGTCAG AACTTATCGGCTTTTGGGACCCGGCGTCCCGAAAACTTGGCAACCACTGGAAGAGACTGGCGGTGGAACTGAAAACTCACGACAGTATACCCAAGATAATGTCCCGCTATCCCAACGACGTGCGTGCACAAGCTTTATTCTGGTTGATCGAATGGGAGAAGAAGGACGCCGCCAACGCCAACGTGAAGACCTTAGTAGAAACCTTACAACACTGTGGGATGAAGAAAGCAGcag CATTTCTCAAGAAGCTCAATCGGACACAGTCCAGATCGAAAaggagaaagaaaacaaaatctaCAG GTGCGAGGAGAAAGGCCAGTCCGTCCCCGTCAGTAAAGCGTTCCCGAGCCCCGCTGGCTGTGCCAACACAGGCCGGTAACTTTTCAAACAGCAGCAACTTGTCATCTAAACCCAAGAAACGAGTGAAAGGCGGTAGAAGACAGAAAAAGAAGAACGAAAAACCCGAAGAACACACAGTAATAGAAG ATGAAGAAGACTCACAAAAACGAGTAAGATTCGAAGAGGACCTTGTTAAACGTTCACTGG GTGAAATGAGGATCCACGTCAGCGTTGAGGCGGTGGAACTGTCGCCAATCCCACGTCAGCCCGAGGAGGAAGTCATCACTGTGTTTCTGAAGAAGCTGCTTGAAGACAAACAGCTTTCAGCTCCAACCAGATATGCCATCGAAG GGATCAATCCTTATTTATCGGTGGATGACGTCATCAAGTTAAGAGATGGCAGTGTGACCTTTATCGTCAACTGCAGGACATTGACGGCGGTCGATGCGTTATGGGATAGATACGGCGAAGGGGAGCGTTTGCTTAAGCTCATGCAGAAGACGTTAGTGACAGAACCTTTACTGAAACAAATCGACGCTAGAGGGCTAATCATTAAGATTTCTATGAACGAGGAGGAATTTCATGTTTGCAGAGAGGAATTGTTAGCTGCCGCCGCCGCTGGTCTCAACATACCAATGTCTTATTCAG GTCCGAAGAAGGAAGTCATGGAAAGACTGAAGAAACAGTTCGACAAACACAAAGTTCAATATAGAGAAGCAATTGAGGAATACAATAAGTTTGAATTGAACATGACGAACTTTGTGTCGGCATTGAAACGTATCAAACCCCCGTCTGTACAGAAAGTGTCATCTGTCTTCATGGTCGAAAAGTACTTCGAGATCTGTACGTCTAAGACAAGCAATATGAAACGAGCCATAGGCACCTACCTTAACGTTATCGACGTACTGAGGCAGCTCCATAGCAACGCTAAGGAAAATGTACTAGAAACCATGTTGAAAATTCGACCTGAGGTTGAGACTGACACACAGAGGAAATGCCGTGATAAGGTGAAAAGTCAGCTCGGCGAATGGGAGAAATTACTAGATCACCAATGTGACATCTCCCAGATAGAGATACACCACACTGCCAAGGAATACACACCGACTCCCGATCTGTTAGCCCTGAGACCCGTGCTCAGTCTTCTACCAACTGTGCTTGAAATTGCCGGGAAGTTTGACCGTCGAATtgatatgtacattaaagaagaCGAAAGCAACAGTAAAGTTTAA
- the LOC139151969 gene encoding uncharacterized protein isoform X3, with the protein MSDVFDRLQLHITVDTPLRAALLRNRGVIASNMRARTILTELVKDRILNEATAEEIRKIGKGTNKEMNEAIIAELYSRDDLDIVRLCRIIQRNGQDFLADLVQENVTSELIGFWDPASRKLGNHWKRLAVELKTHDSIPKIMSRYPNDVRAQALFWLIEWEKKDAANANVKTLVETLQHCGMKKAAAFLKKLNRTQSRSKRRKKTKSTGARRKASPSPSVKRSRAPLAVPTQAGNFSNSSNLSSKPKKRVKGGRRQKKKNEKPEEHTVIEDEEDSQKRVRFEEDLVKRSLGEMRIHVSVEAVELSPIPRQPEEEVITVFLKKLLEDKQLSAPTRYAIEGINPYLSVDDVIKLRDGSVTFIVNCRTLTAVDALWDRYGEGERLLKLMQKTLVTEPLLKQIDARGLIIKISMNEEEFHVCREELLAAAAAGLNIPMSYSGPKKEVMERLKKQFDKHKVQYREAIEEYNKFELNMTNFVSALKRIKPPSVQKVSSVFMVEKYFEICTSKTSNMKRAIGTYLNVIDVLRQLHSNAKENVLETMLKIRPEVETDTQRKCRDKVKSQLGEWEKLLDHQCDISQIEIHHTAKEYTPTPDLLALRPVLSLLPTVLEIAGKFDRRIDMYIKEDESNSKV; encoded by the exons ATGTCTGATGTCTTTGACCGGCTGCAGTTACACATCACAG TCGACACCCCACTTCGGGCTGCCTTGTTACGAAATCGCGGTGTAATTGCCAGTAATATGAGGGCCCGAACTATTCTCACCGAGCTTGTGAAAGACCGGATTCTCAACGAAGCCACCGCCGAAGAAATCCGAAAAATCGGCAAGGGAACCAACAAGGAAATGAACGAAGCCATCATCGCTGAATTGTACAGCAGAGATGACCTTGATATTGTACGGCTTTGTCGAATTATCCAGCGAAATGGACAAGACTTCTTGGCTGATTTAGTTCAAGAAAACGTCACGTCAG AACTTATCGGCTTTTGGGACCCGGCGTCCCGAAAACTTGGCAACCACTGGAAGAGACTGGCGGTGGAACTGAAAACTCACGACAGTATACCCAAGATAATGTCCCGCTATCCCAACGACGTGCGTGCACAAGCTTTATTCTGGTTGATCGAATGGGAGAAGAAGGACGCCGCCAACGCCAACGTGAAGACCTTAGTAGAAACCTTACAACACTGTGGGATGAAGAAAGCAGcag CATTTCTCAAGAAGCTCAATCGGACACAGTCCAGATCGAAAaggagaaagaaaacaaaatctaCAG GTGCGAGGAGAAAGGCCAGTCCGTCCCCGTCAGTAAAGCGTTCCCGAGCCCCGCTGGCTGTGCCAACACAGGCCGGTAACTTTTCAAACAGCAGCAACTTGTCATCTAAACCCAAGAAACGAGTGAAAGGCGGTAGAAGACAGAAAAAGAAGAACGAAAAACCCGAAGAACACACAGTAATAGAAG ATGAAGAAGACTCACAAAAACGAGTAAGATTCGAAGAGGACCTTGTTAAACGTTCACTGG GTGAAATGAGGATCCACGTCAGCGTTGAGGCGGTGGAACTGTCGCCAATCCCACGTCAGCCCGAGGAGGAAGTCATCACTGTGTTTCTGAAGAAGCTGCTTGAAGACAAACAGCTTTCAGCTCCAACCAGATATGCCATCGAAG GGATCAATCCTTATTTATCGGTGGATGACGTCATCAAGTTAAGAGATGGCAGTGTGACCTTTATCGTCAACTGCAGGACATTGACGGCGGTCGATGCGTTATGGGATAGATACGGCGAAGGGGAGCGTTTGCTTAAGCTCATGCAGAAGACGTTAGTGACAGAACCTTTACTGAAACAAATCGACGCTAGAGGGCTAATCATTAAGATTTCTATGAACGAGGAGGAATTTCATGTTTGCAGAGAGGAATTGTTAGCTGCCGCCGCCGCTGGTCTCAACATACCAATGTCTTATTCAG GTCCGAAGAAGGAAGTCATGGAAAGACTGAAGAAACAGTTCGACAAACACAAAGTTCAATATAGAGAAGCAATTGAGGAATACAATAAGTTTGAATTGAACATGACGAACTTTGTGTCGGCATTGAAACGTATCAAACCCCCGTCTGTACAGAAAGTGTCATCTGTCTTCATGGTCGAAAAGTACTTCGAGATCTGTACGTCTAAGACAAGCAATATGAAACGAGCCATAGGCACCTACCTTAACGTTATCGACGTACTGAGGCAGCTCCATAGCAACGCTAAGGAAAATGTACTAGAAACCATGTTGAAAATTCGACCTGAGGTTGAGACTGACACACAGAGGAAATGCCGTGATAAGGTGAAAAGTCAGCTCGGCGAATGGGAGAAATTACTAGATCACCAATGTGACATCTCCCAGATAGAGATACACCACACTGCCAAGGAATACACACCGACTCCCGATCTGTTAGCCCTGAGACCCGTGCTCAGTCTTCTACCAACTGTGCTTGAAATTGCCGGGAAGTTTGACCGTCGAATtgatatgtacattaaagaagaCGAAAGCAACAGTAAAGTTTAA